The DNA sequence CCCGCTCGGGGAGGCGCTGAGCGAAGGACTCGGACTCGCCGAGCAGTTCATCCGCCCGGCGTGGGTCGGCTCTGGCCAGGTGTTGGCCGGCCAGAGCCAGCACGCTCACGGCCTCCCGCAACGTCTGCTTTTCCGTCAGGTCGTTGTCCAGCGTTCGAACGATGGCCATCGCTTCGTGGGCGAGGGTCGCCGCCTGCTCGGCGTCAAGCGGGGCGAGACCCATCCCGACACGGGGAAGGGCACGCGCGACGTTGTGGTCGAGGAGGCGCTGCTTCCGGCCGGGGAGCTGGGGTGCGATGGTCTGGACCTCGCGGATGAGCTCCACCGCCCGATGGGGGTCTGTTTCGGCCAGGTAGCCCGCGACATTAGCCATCGTCCGGGCGACGTCGGTCAGCCGGTCGCCCAGCGCTTGGTCGGCGAAGCCGTTTACGGCATTTCGCACCCTCGTCATGAGGTCGATGACACGGTTGGGGATGGTCCTGGCCGCCCAGCAAACGCATGACAGGGCGCCGGTGAGTTCGCTCAGCGCCTCCCCCCTCTCGTGAAGGCCGATCTTCCAGACGGTCTGCTCGACCTCCTCCAGGAGTTCCACCGCCTGGTGGTAATGTCTCGAATCGGCCAAATCCCGCGCGATCTTGACCAGCTCCACCACCCTCCACCGCAGGTCGTTATTGGCTCTGACTTCACCGGCCCGACGCGAGCCTTCTGGCGAGCGGCGCGAGTCCTCCTCGAACCGCTCCCTCTGCCGAATGGCTTTTTCGAGGTGCTCGGAGTCGTCCTTGAGGCGCTGACGCCATTCCGGCTCGTCGTCGAGCACGGAGAACGACAGGCTTCTCAAGCGGTCCGCCTTGTACCGCGTGTCGGGGAGGCTGTACAGGACTTCCTCCGCCTTCCCCAGGAGCCAGGTCGCCCGGTCACGGTCTGTCGCGGTTACCGCCTTTGCCAGCTGGGCCAGCCCGAAAACCTTCGCATCGATGTCTGTTATACCCTGAATGATCCCTTCGGCCTCGTCCACGAGGTGTCGTGCACGTGGCGGATCGAGAGCGACCAGGCAGGTGGCGGCTGCTGTGAGAAGGTGTGCACGCTGGGAGAGGTCGGTGATTTTGTGGCCGGCCTGTATGACCTCGTCGGCCAGCTGTCTGGCCTTGTCGGGGTCGACCGTGACCGTCGCGGCCCCGACCCTGGCCAGTAGGCCCATGCTGGTGGAGCGGTCCGGGATAGCGCGGGCGGCGTGTTCTGCGGCGTCCCGTGCCACGAGGTGGGCGGCTGATGGGCCGGGATCCGGATCCGGAGCGGCACCCTGCTCCCCGTGATCGTGGGGGGCGCGGTTGAGGAAGTGAATGTGGCGAGTGGCGTTGTTCTGCGCGAACAGCTGTGGTTCCGGACTGTCGCGGCCGCGCATGCGGTCGCGAATTCTGAGCCAGACATGCTCCAGGCTGATCGCGGGCCCGACTCCGGTGATGCCCGCTTCCAGCGTGGTGATCAGCTCACCCGTGAACTCGGGCAACGGGGCCCCAGGACGCACGAACGAACGGCTCTGCGGTGGCGCCGAGGTCAGCACACAGTCCCCGTAGCCGTTCTCGTCCGACCCGTGCCGCCCCCCGTCGTCCCCATCGGTGGCGTTTGCGTGGGCGTGTTCGTCGAGGGCGGTGGCCAGGTCGTCGCGGGTCGGGGCCGTGCGGTGGGACATGCCGCCGGCGATGCCGCTGTAGCAGCAGTCCAGGATGGTGACGCGGTGCTTGGCTCGGTGGCCGGCTTGCCTGATCAGGTCGCGGAGTTGGCGATAGGGCAGGGTGCCGATCTGGGGGTAGTCGGGGTCGGCGTCGACCAGCGCCAGGTGAAGGCGTTCGCCCGGATCCCGCAGTCCGTGCCCGGCGAAGTACACCACCAACGTGTCCTCCGCGGCCAGCGCGGCGTCCCTGACAGTCGTCAGAATCCGCTCCTGCGTGGTATCGGTGCCAAGGACGGTGACGTGCTCGTGCGGGAGTCCCCAGATCAACGGGTCGCGGAGCAGTCGGGCCAGATGGCCCGCGCCCGTGGCCGCCGCCGGCATGGCAGCCAGGTCGGCGTGCGTGTAGTCACCGATCCCGACCAGCACCGCACGGCTCCTGTGTGGATCAGGAAGCGCCACTTGCCGCCCCTTCGGTGTCGTTCCCGGTACGTTGCCCGTCGCTGTCCCCGCTCCCCGGGCCCGCGTGGCCGGTCAAGGTGCCGTCAACGCTGCCCACCGTGGTGCCCAGGAGACGAGCGAGGCGGGCGACGTCCTCCGCGCCGCCGTCCTCGATCACCACGCGCACACCGTTGTGCTCGACCACCATCCGCGCGCCGGGCCGCTGGCGCGGCGGAAGGGAGGCGCGGAAGTTCAGGTGGGAGTAGATCAGACTGGCGGTGGAGAATCCGGTGCTCAAGGTCAGGCCGATCCACTCCAGGAGATCCCCCGACATCCCGCCGTCGGCCGTGCCCGAGCGTTCGCGGGTCATCGTGACGTACCGGCCCACGGTCCGGTCCCTTGCGATCCAGTCCGCGAAGCGACCGGTCAGGTCCCCACCACCGCTGCCCACGCTCTCCCTGGTCAACCCGTTGTCTCCGATACGTACGCGCACACGCCCCCCAAATACAGTCCTGGCGAAACGGCATCACCAGACCGTCGCCCGCAGTGAGTTCCATTGTTGCCCGAACCGCCTGTGAGCTGACACTCCCGCGCTCAACTGGCCAACGGAAATGCTCAGTCACACATGAGGCCGGCGGTCGGGGACTGCGCATCCGCGCTCGGCCAGGAGCGTGCCTATCTCAGTGACGGCCCGGGTGATGGTGTCCGGTCGATGCCGAACGGCAGCGCGAAACGGCGTGCGGAAGGTCATGCCGCAGACGGATGAGCGGTGGCCACCACACGGTCGACGAACCCCATCCGATGCCCGGCACCGGCCGCCCGCCTTTTGTTCCCGCCGCGTGCAGTGTGACGGCAGCCTTCGACCATGGCCTGCCACGCCGTGGCCAACTCCTGGATGAGACAGCCCAGATGGCGTCGCGAGATCCCCGTGAACAGCCGATGCGCAAAGACCGCCCTATTGACCATGATCGCCACGGGCTGATCAAGCCACCCACCAGCGCCGACACCTCACCCGCTATAACGCACCAACTCGTAAGCCGAATCGGTGCTCAAGGAAACAGATACCCAGCCATGGGGCGATGATTTCGCATGGCCGTCCGATGCCGCCGGTTGGGAGCGTCTCCTGGGGGCGGTGACCGATCTGCCGTGGTCGCTGCGTTTCCCGTCGCCGTCGCCGTCGGCCCCGGACTGGGGCCCAGCCGCGGTCCGGCGTCGCTGGGTCGATGACATCGCCCTGGTGGACTGGGAATCCGGCCCGTTCAGTGGTGTTCGCGGTGCCCGTCAGATCGCGGAGACGGGAGACGACTACCTGATCGTCTCCGTGCTGAGTACGGGGAGCGCCGTCTTCCGCCAGGGCGGTCACGCCGTCGTCGCGCGCAGTGTCGTGGTGCGACGGCGTCTTTATCCTCAGAGCTCCGGCACGCGTCCGGTCCATGCTCACCATGTCCCGGCCGCGGCCCACTTGCGGTCGCCGCAGGTCGATCTCCCGTGCGCGATGTACGCCATACCGGTGGTTTCGCCCAAGGGGGACCGCTCGCCCAGCCGGGCCGCGCGGACACTTGCCCGACGGTGGCCGGGCGGCCACCCGGGGAGGGGAGGACAGCCATGGCCGACAGCAGGGTTCTGATGGCGGTACCGGAGCACCCGCGCGCCGAGGGCGCCAGAACGGAGCAGCTGCGGAAGATCCGGGATGCCGTCGAGGCCGGCGGCTTCGAGGTGCGCTGGGCCGTCGACGCGCAGGACGCGGACGCGGTGCTGCGTACCGAGGCGGGGCTGGCGGCGGCACTGGTCGCCTGGGATCTGCCCGGCGGCGGCGTGGAGGACGGCGGGCCCGTCGTCCTCCGCCGGATCGGCCGGCGTTTCCGGGACCTGCCGGTCTTCCTGACCATGACT is a window from the Streptomyces luomodiensis genome containing:
- a CDS encoding effector-associated constant component EACC1, whose protein sequence is MTRESVGSGGGDLTGRFADWIARDRTVGRYVTMTRERSGTADGGMSGDLLEWIGLTLSTGFSTASLIYSHLNFRASLPPRQRPGARMVVEHNGVRVVIEDGGAEDVARLARLLGTTVGSVDGTLTGHAGPGSGDSDGQRTGNDTEGAASGAS
- a CDS encoding caspase family protein, with protein sequence MLVGIGDYTHADLAAMPAAATGAGHLARLLRDPLIWGLPHEHVTVLGTDTTQERILTTVRDAALAAEDTLVVYFAGHGLRDPGERLHLALVDADPDYPQIGTLPYRQLRDLIRQAGHRAKHRVTILDCCYSGIAGGMSHRTAPTRDDLATALDEHAHANATDGDDGGRHGSDENGYGDCVLTSAPPQSRSFVRPGAPLPEFTGELITTLEAGITGVGPAISLEHVWLRIRDRMRGRDSPEPQLFAQNNATRHIHFLNRAPHDHGEQGAAPDPDPGPSAAHLVARDAAEHAARAIPDRSTSMGLLARVGAATVTVDPDKARQLADEVIQAGHKITDLSQRAHLLTAAATCLVALDPPRARHLVDEAEGIIQGITDIDAKVFGLAQLAKAVTATDRDRATWLLGKAEEVLYSLPDTRYKADRLRSLSFSVLDDEPEWRQRLKDDSEHLEKAIRQRERFEEDSRRSPEGSRRAGEVRANNDLRWRVVELVKIARDLADSRHYHQAVELLEEVEQTVWKIGLHERGEALSELTGALSCVCWAARTIPNRVIDLMTRVRNAVNGFADQALGDRLTDVARTMANVAGYLAETDPHRAVELIREVQTIAPQLPGRKQRLLDHNVARALPRVGMGLAPLDAEQAATLAHEAMAIVRTLDNDLTEKQTLREAVSVLALAGQHLARADPRRADELLGESESFAQRLPERDRTYALNTVVGALVDAGNAVAGTDPDRVDRFVRKSERLMRNLPDEDRRSPLDAMARVLVATGEALVGSEPDRAVGCAREAERIVRQIPRDEERAAVLWSIAGLQAELVKRRPAYADRARRTAESITDDLYKAIAVHDLVLALAPADTEQAERIARNITDAYYRASALAAIAEARL